One Blattabacterium cuenoti DNA window includes the following coding sequences:
- a CDS encoding cation diffusion facilitator family transporter, with amino-acid sequence MDEKKIKKNFSLQKLICFVSVFLFLIKLITWYMTSSLSIFSDAMESITNIFSGFIGLYSLYISSLPKDHNHPYGHGKIEFISTAIEGFLIFIVGIVIFIKTFIHVKYYNNNDYSLYRLDYGILLMSFTSIINYYLGFYACKMGNKNSTLTLIASGKHLQIDTYSTIGIIIGLILLNITKWIWIDPLISIVFSSVILYTGLKLLRNAIAGIMDESDKKLLQKLSFYLNEKRDTCWIDIHHLKIIKYGSALHVDCHLTIPWFFNVKEANKEVQKLTMFTKEKFGKKVELSVHVDACTDHHCIFCFNNSCLFRKQFFQKKILWTLDKTSS; translated from the coding sequence ATGGATGAGAAGAAAATAAAAAAAAATTTTAGTCTACAAAAATTGATTTGTTTTGTATCAGTATTTCTATTTCTTATCAAATTAATTACTTGGTATATGACTTCTTCACTCTCTATATTCAGTGATGCGATGGAAAGCATAACAAATATATTTAGTGGATTTATAGGATTATATAGTCTTTATATCTCTTCTTTACCTAAAGATCACAATCATCCATATGGACATGGGAAAATAGAATTTATATCCACAGCAATAGAAGGTTTTTTAATTTTTATTGTAGGAATAGTCATTTTTATAAAAACTTTTATCCATGTTAAATATTATAACAATAATGATTATTCTTTATATAGATTGGATTATGGAATTCTTCTAATGTCTTTTACTTCTATTATAAATTATTATTTAGGTTTTTATGCTTGTAAAATGGGGAATAAAAATAGTACTTTAACATTGATAGCTAGTGGAAAACATCTTCAAATAGATACTTATTCTACTATTGGAATAATTATAGGATTAATATTATTAAATATAACTAAATGGATCTGGATAGACCCTCTTATTTCTATTGTTTTTTCATCCGTAATTTTATATACAGGATTAAAATTATTAAGAAATGCTATAGCTGGAATTATGGATGAATCTGATAAAAAACTATTACAAAAATTATCTTTTTATCTTAATGAAAAAAGAGATACTTGTTGGATAGATATTCATCATTTAAAAATCATTAAATATGGAAGTGCATTGCATGTCGATTGTCATCTGACAATCCCATGGTTTTTTAATGTAAAAGAAGCCAATAAAGAAGTACAAAAATTAACTATGTTTACAAAAGAAAAATTCGGAAAAAAAGTAGAACTATCTGTTCATGTAGATGCTTGTACAGATCATCATTGCATATTTTGTTTCAATAATTCATGTTTATTTAGAAAACAATTTTTTCAAAAAAAGATTCTTTGGACATTAGATAAAACTTCATCTTAA
- a CDS encoding DUF4290 domain-containing protein produces MEYNTNRLKLVIPEYGRNIHKMIDYAIQIKNRKERNKCAWSIIKLMTYSNPGFNKEIPYFQHKLWNQLFFMSKYQLDIDPPFPKPNPEKKIQVSSKKAVYPEYLTNFRYYGKIIRNMIHVAVHCKDKQKKEGLFYAIANTMKKNYLRWNKNIVEDDVIFQDLKVLSKGKICLMNNTDPLLQSSHILLNTKRKKNYLNNRKKA; encoded by the coding sequence ATGGAATATAATACGAACCGTTTAAAATTGGTTATACCGGAATATGGAAGAAATATTCATAAAATGATAGACTACGCAATACAAATAAAAAATAGAAAAGAACGTAATAAATGCGCATGGAGTATTATTAAATTGATGACATATTCCAATCCGGGATTTAACAAAGAAATTCCATACTTTCAACATAAATTATGGAATCAATTATTTTTTATGTCTAAATATCAATTAGATATTGATCCCCCTTTTCCAAAACCAAATCCAGAAAAAAAAATACAAGTTAGTTCCAAAAAAGCTGTATATCCTGAATATTTAACTAATTTTCGATATTATGGAAAAATCATAAGAAATATGATACATGTAGCCGTTCATTGCAAAGACAAACAAAAAAAAGAAGGATTATTCTACGCTATAGCAAATACAATGAAAAAAAATTATTTAAGGTGGAATAAAAATATTGTAGAGGACGATGTCATTTTTCAAGATTTGAAAGTTCTTTCAAAAGGGAAAATCTGTTTAATGAATAATACAGATCCATTATTACAGAGTTCTCATATTTTATTAAATACAAAAAGAAAGAAAAATTATTTGAATAATAGAAAAAAAGCATGA
- the murA gene encoding UDP-N-acetylglucosamine 1-carboxyvinyltransferase, translating into MASFKIEGGRSLKGEVFPQGAKNEALQVLCAVLLTSEKLRIKNIPEIEDVKCLMKILKHLGVSIQKNDIGDYTFQAKDIQLEYLTTKKFREYGKSIRGSIMIAGPLLARFGKAYMPIPGGDRIGRRRLDAHLKGFKYLGCSINYKEDQFFHLYAKYLTGQYILLEEASITGTANIIMAATLAKGKTTIYNAACEPYIQQLCRLLNKMGAKIKGIASNLIHITGVKELGGCMTHTLLPDMVEIGSWIGLAAITSSEIRIKNASWKNLGIIPNTFKKMGIRLEKKDDDIYIPHQKSYKIKKLLNNAILTISDAPWPGLTPDLLSILTVVATQAKGSVLIHQKMFESRLFFVDKLIEMGAQIILCDPHRATVIGLNHKSCLRGSLLNSPDIRAGISLLIAALSARGTSIIKNIEQIDRGYENIDQRLRVLGANILRLKDHQLE; encoded by the coding sequence ATGGCTTCTTTTAAAATAGAAGGGGGAAGATCTTTAAAAGGGGAAGTTTTTCCACAAGGTGCAAAAAATGAAGCTTTACAAGTATTATGTGCAGTTTTATTAACATCAGAGAAACTAAGGATAAAAAATATTCCAGAAATAGAAGACGTAAAATGTTTAATGAAAATTTTAAAACATTTAGGAGTTAGTATCCAAAAAAATGATATTGGAGATTACACTTTTCAAGCAAAAGACATTCAACTTGAATATTTAACTACTAAAAAATTTCGTGAATATGGTAAATCTATTAGAGGATCTATCATGATTGCTGGACCATTATTAGCTAGATTTGGAAAAGCATACATGCCTATTCCCGGAGGTGATAGAATTGGACGTAGACGTTTAGATGCACATTTAAAAGGATTTAAATATTTAGGATGTTCTATAAATTATAAAGAAGATCAATTTTTTCATTTATATGCTAAATATTTAACTGGTCAATATATTTTATTGGAAGAAGCATCTATCACTGGAACAGCTAATATCATCATGGCCGCTACATTAGCTAAAGGAAAAACAACTATTTATAATGCTGCTTGTGAACCATATATTCAGCAATTATGTAGACTTTTAAACAAAATGGGTGCAAAAATAAAAGGGATTGCTTCTAATTTAATTCATATAACTGGAGTCAAAGAATTGGGAGGATGTATGACGCATACACTTTTACCAGATATGGTAGAAATAGGAAGTTGGATTGGATTGGCAGCAATTACTAGTTCTGAAATTAGAATTAAAAATGCAAGTTGGAAAAATTTAGGGATAATTCCGAATACATTTAAGAAAATGGGAATAAGGTTAGAAAAAAAAGATGATGATATTTATATTCCACATCAAAAATCATACAAAATAAAAAAATTATTAAATAATGCAATATTAACAATTTCTGACGCACCGTGGCCCGGATTAACACCAGATTTATTAAGTATTTTAACCGTAGTAGCAACTCAAGCTAAAGGAAGTGTTTTAATTCATCAAAAAATGTTTGAAAGTAGATTATTTTTTGTAGATAAACTAATTGAAATGGGGGCACAAATTATATTATGTGATCCTCACAGAGCTACTGTGATTGGATTAAATCATAAATCTTGTTTACGAGGCTCTCTATTAAACTCTCCAGATATACGAGCAGGAATATCTCTTCTTATCGCGGCACTTTCTGCCCGGGGCACTAGTATTATAAAAAATATAGAACAAATAGATAGAGGATATGAGAATATTGATCAAAGATTACGTGTTTTAGGAGCGAATATTTTAAGACTGAAAGATCATCAATTAGAATAA
- the greA gene encoding transcription elongation factor GreA gives MEKFEYITKEGLKKLQQEIERLENIERPKISIQIAEARDKGDLSENAEYDAIKEAQGFLEMNIAKLKKKLSNARIIDGTQINKNRVSILSTVRVKNLTYGGEQMYTLVPEGEADLKSGKISINTPISTGLLGKQVGEIAHIKLPNKMILDYEILEIAFSE, from the coding sequence ATGGAAAAATTCGAATATATAACTAAAGAAGGATTGAAAAAACTACAACAAGAAATAGAAAGATTAGAGAATATAGAAAGACCTAAAATATCAATTCAAATTGCAGAAGCAAGAGATAAAGGAGATCTTTCAGAAAATGCAGAATATGATGCAATAAAAGAAGCTCAGGGTTTTTTAGAAATGAATATAGCTAAATTAAAAAAAAAATTATCTAACGCACGAATTATAGATGGTACACAAATAAATAAAAATAGAGTTTCTATTCTTTCTACAGTTAGAGTTAAAAATTTAACATATGGAGGGGAACAAATGTATACTTTAGTACCAGAAGGAGAAGCCGATTTAAAATCGGGGAAAATTTCCATAAATACCCCTATTTCTACAGGATTACTTGGAAAACAAGTAGGCGAAATAGCTCATATAAAACTTCCAAATAAGATGATACTAGATTACGAAATTTTAGAAATAGCATTTAGTGAATGA
- a CDS encoding HIT family protein, with protein sequence MNKKKKNNNIFEKIIRNEIFSYKVAENTDHLAFLDIHPIKIGHTLVIPKKNHTDKIFYLTEKKFLSLMSFVRKVAMGIEKTVPCNRVGLFVLGFEIPHVHIHLIPMDKESDVDFSKEKITLSEKKFEILSKNIKKSIERECNKNH encoded by the coding sequence ATGAATAAAAAAAAAAAAAATAACAATATTTTTGAAAAAATAATAAGAAACGAAATCTTTTCTTATAAAGTAGCAGAAAACACTGACCATTTAGCTTTTTTAGATATCCATCCAATAAAAATTGGACATACTTTAGTAATACCAAAAAAAAATCATACAGATAAAATATTTTATCTTACAGAAAAAAAATTCCTATCCCTTATGTCCTTTGTTAGAAAAGTAGCTATGGGAATAGAAAAAACAGTTCCATGTAATCGTGTTGGATTATTTGTTCTTGGTTTTGAAATTCCTCATGTTCATATTCATTTAATTCCTATGGATAAAGAAAGTGATGTAGATTTTTCTAAAGAAAAAATTACTTTATCTGAAAAAAAATTCGAAATTTTATCAAAAAATATAAAAAAATCTATAGAAAGAGAATGTAATAAAAATCATTGA
- a CDS encoding type III pantothenate kinase yields MLLTINIGNSSLRFGLFNNNSYNLKCNHSWIINSNPHRSLDEYILLFRNIYQQYGILSKLIRKIVIGSVVPPLTNIVKQSLYEIHKIKPVIVDRYSASPIKHFSHQLGTDLYANAIASYTLYKNKKTTLVVDFGTALSLTCTDNKYRKLQGVIIAPGVNSSLTSLIGNTAQLSQIELKKPPSILGQYTETCIQSGIIYGYISMVEGLINRINQELKTNCFVIATGGLSHIYAPLTKKIHIKDKLHTIKGLKILFHWNQ; encoded by the coding sequence ATGCTGTTAACCATAAATATTGGAAATTCAAGTCTTCGTTTTGGTCTATTTAATAATAATTCTTATAATTTAAAATGTAATCATTCATGGATTATTAATAGCAATCCTCATAGATCATTGGATGAATATATTTTATTATTTAGAAATATATACCAACAATACGGAATTCTGTCAAAATTAATCCGAAAAATTGTGATTGGATCTGTTGTCCCCCCTCTTACAAATATTGTAAAACAATCCTTATATGAAATTCATAAAATTAAACCTGTGATAGTAGATAGATATTCTGCTTCTCCAATCAAACATTTTTCTCATCAATTGGGGACAGATTTATACGCTAATGCAATAGCATCTTATACATTGTATAAGAATAAAAAAACGACTTTAGTAGTAGATTTTGGAACTGCATTAAGTTTGACTTGTACAGATAATAAATATAGAAAACTTCAAGGAGTTATTATAGCTCCAGGAGTGAATAGTTCGTTAACATCGTTAATTGGGAATACTGCACAATTATCACAAATAGAACTTAAAAAACCTCCCAGCATACTAGGACAGTATACTGAAACATGTATTCAAAGTGGGATTATATATGGATATATTAGTATGGTAGAAGGTCTTATCAATCGGATTAATCAAGAATTGAAAACAAATTGTTTTGTTATTGCTACTGGAGGTCTTTCTCATATATATGCTCCTTTAACTAAAAAAATTCATATCAAAGATAAATTACATACAATAAAAGGGTTAAAAATATTATTTCATTGGAATCAATGA
- a CDS encoding alpha/beta fold hydrolase has protein sequence MFLYNNKINIYYKIKGNKSSTPIIFLHGFMESLKIWNYISDFLSQKYKIILIDFPGHGKSSFSGEENIFSMEKSAEIVKSILEKEKIEKAVFVGHSMGGYISLALAERNPEIFLGLCLLHSTASSDSIERKQNRKRSIQLIKENYSLFVSTSVNKLFNPIQLKSLQKEFNLIKKIALSTSVSSVISFLRGMSIRKDRKFLLKKTNFPKLYIIGIYDLILDAKEIRNESKNGYKSSFVEIPTGHIGPIENPEKIIEILENFMKYSVFHSQ, from the coding sequence ATGTTTTTATATAATAATAAAATAAATATTTACTATAAAATAAAAGGAAATAAAAGTAGTACTCCTATTATTTTCTTGCATGGATTTATGGAAAGCTTGAAAATTTGGAATTACATTTCTGATTTTCTTTCCCAGAAATATAAAATCATTTTAATAGATTTTCCGGGACATGGAAAAAGTTCTTTTTCAGGAGAAGAAAATATTTTTTCTATGGAAAAATCTGCTGAAATAGTAAAATCTATTTTAGAAAAAGAAAAAATAGAAAAAGCAGTTTTTGTAGGCCATTCTATGGGAGGATATATTTCTTTAGCTCTTGCAGAAAGAAATCCAGAAATATTTTTAGGATTATGTTTACTTCATTCTACTGCATCATCGGATTCAATTGAAAGAAAACAAAATAGGAAACGATCTATTCAACTTATAAAAGAAAATTATTCTTTATTTGTTTCTACTAGCGTAAATAAATTATTTAATCCTATTCAATTGAAATCTTTACAAAAGGAATTCAATTTAATAAAAAAAATAGCATTATCCACTTCCGTTTCCAGTGTTATTTCCTTTTTAAGAGGGATGTCTATTCGTAAAGACAGAAAATTTCTATTAAAAAAAACTAATTTTCCAAAATTGTATATAATAGGTATTTATGATTTAATACTTGATGCAAAGGAGATCCGTAATGAATCAAAAAACGGATATAAAAGTTCTTTTGTAGAGATTCCAACAGGTCATATAGGACCTATAGAAAATCCTGAAAAAATAATAGAAATATTAGAAAATTTTATGAAATATTCTGTTTTTCATTCTCAATAA
- a CDS encoding 5-formyltetrahydrofolate cyclo-ligase codes for MNKKELRNKYLSYRKSLSKKEIFKKSYKIFFQLKKLSIWDKKYYHIFLPIQEHNEINTFIIINFLLKRKKYVTIPYSNFHLLSIENCSFDKNTILEENQYGILEPKKKHIISTNLIEVIFIPLLIFDLKGYRIGYGKGFYDRFLMLCNKNILKIGLSFFNPVKKIHFLHKNDLTLDIGITGKKSFFFKNSIKKYF; via the coding sequence ATGAATAAAAAAGAATTACGAAATAAATATCTTTCTTATAGAAAATCCTTATCTAAAAAAGAAATTTTCAAAAAAAGTTATAAAATTTTTTTTCAATTAAAAAAACTTTCTATATGGGACAAAAAATATTATCATATTTTTTTGCCTATACAAGAACATAATGAAATTAATACATTCATCATTATCAATTTTCTTTTAAAAAGAAAAAAATATGTGACAATTCCTTATTCAAATTTTCATCTCTTATCCATAGAAAATTGTTCTTTTGATAAGAATACTATTTTAGAAGAAAATCAATATGGAATTCTAGAACCTAAAAAAAAACATATAATTTCTACAAATCTTATAGAAGTAATATTTATCCCATTATTAATCTTTGATTTAAAAGGATATCGTATTGGTTACGGAAAAGGATTTTATGATAGGTTCCTCATGTTATGTAATAAAAATATCCTAAAAATAGGATTAAGCTTCTTTAATCCTGTAAAAAAAATTCATTTTTTACATAAAAATGATTTAACCCTAGATATAGGGATCACTGGAAAAAAAAGTTTTTTTTTCAAAAACTCAATAAAAAAATACTTTTAA
- the rseP gene encoding RIP metalloprotease RseP, translating into MTSLFIRSIQLFLSISILIVIHELGHFLFAKIFKVRVERFFLFFDPWFSLLKKKIGETTYGIGWLPLGGYVKISGMMMEDNDNIDSENNNKNFEFRSKSAIKRLLIISGGIFFNILLSVIIFSSLLLKYGEINLPTKNVKFGIEVDSFGKKIGLENGDLILFINGEFIPYFNDIPKAILLGNTITIDRMGKIINLSLSDEKKRFLFERKELSSFIKPRIPSIVNYVIKNSEADKSGIKRNDEILEVNSEFILFSDQLKDTLSKYKNKTVSLSISRNGDLIQKKVFLKKGFLGVYLKNFMDMDKIFLFEKKNFSIIESFTNGVKKTWEVLKNQIFFLKNVFHIKTKAYKQVGSFFSMAKEFPSQWNWDIFWYLTATLSIWLSFLNLFPIPSLDGGYMFFILIEMITKKRIKKIILERCTFIGFLMISLIMIMVIVWDILKVFFY; encoded by the coding sequence ATGACATCTCTTTTTATTAGATCTATACAGTTGTTTCTCAGTATTTCTATATTGATTGTTATTCATGAATTAGGGCATTTTTTGTTTGCAAAAATATTTAAAGTACGTGTTGAGAGATTTTTCTTGTTTTTTGATCCTTGGTTTTCTCTTTTAAAAAAGAAAATAGGAGAAACTACTTATGGAATAGGATGGCTTCCTTTAGGAGGATATGTAAAAATATCTGGAATGATGATGGAGGATAATGATAATATAGATTCAGAAAATAATAATAAAAATTTTGAATTTCGTTCAAAATCTGCAATTAAACGATTATTAATTATATCAGGAGGAATTTTTTTCAATATATTATTATCTGTTATTATTTTTTCTTCTTTATTATTAAAATATGGAGAAATTAATCTTCCTACTAAAAATGTTAAATTTGGAATAGAAGTAGACTCTTTTGGAAAAAAAATAGGATTAGAAAATGGAGATCTTATTTTGTTCATAAATGGGGAATTTATCCCGTATTTTAATGATATCCCTAAGGCAATTCTTTTGGGAAATACAATCACTATAGATAGGATGGGAAAAATCATTAATTTATCATTAAGCGATGAAAAGAAAAGATTTCTTTTTGAGAGAAAAGAATTAAGTTCTTTTATCAAACCACGTATTCCTTCTATTGTAAATTATGTAATAAAAAATTCAGAGGCTGATAAATCAGGGATCAAAAGAAATGATGAAATTCTAGAAGTAAATTCTGAATTTATTTTATTTTCTGATCAATTGAAAGATACATTATCAAAATATAAAAATAAAACTGTGTCCTTATCTATAAGTAGAAATGGAGACTTGATACAAAAAAAAGTATTTTTAAAAAAAGGTTTTTTAGGAGTTTATTTAAAGAATTTTATGGATATGGATAAAATTTTTCTATTTGAAAAAAAGAATTTTTCCATAATTGAGAGTTTTACTAATGGCGTAAAGAAAACTTGGGAAGTATTAAAAAATCAAATTTTTTTTTTAAAAAATGTTTTCCATATAAAAACTAAAGCTTATAAACAAGTAGGAAGTTTTTTTTCCATGGCAAAAGAATTTCCTTCTCAATGGAATTGGGACATTTTTTGGTATTTAACTGCTACCTTATCTATATGGTTATCTTTTCTCAATTTATTTCCTATTCCATCATTAGATGGAGGTTATATGTTTTTTATTTTAATAGAAATGATCACAAAAAAAAGGATTAAAAAAATCATTCTTGAACGTTGTACTTTTATTGGTTTTTTAATGATTAGTCTGATTATGATAATGGTTATTGTTTGGGATATTTTAAAAGTATTTTTTTATTGA
- a CDS encoding FeoA family protein, giving the protein MNLSNLKKGEKGIIKGYKNEDFPVKLLELGVLPGVKFEILFVSIFYDPLCISYDQSCLALRKKEAENILIEPIY; this is encoded by the coding sequence TTGAATTTATCTAATCTGAAAAAAGGAGAAAAAGGAATTATTAAAGGATATAAAAATGAAGATTTTCCTGTAAAATTATTAGAACTAGGAGTTTTACCTGGAGTTAAGTTTGAAATACTTTTTGTTTCTATTTTTTATGATCCGCTTTGTATCAGTTATGATCAGTCTTGTTTAGCTTTACGTAAAAAAGAAGCAGAAAATATTCTAATAGAACCTATTTATTAG
- the feoB gene encoding ferrous iron transport protein B, with product MRRRIKLALVGNPNVGKTSLFNKLTGMNQKVGNYLGVTVDKKIGYFRYENVDYQIIDFPGTYSLYPSSEDEEIVCNFLLKNIENIDSPDKIIMVADSSNLKKSLLLFRQIQDLGFSVLLILNMIDEAKKKGVIIDVKKLKKFLITEIASINARKGIGIEKVKKKIKNLNVFTEKSMKNTFFFNPGFRYQIAIKEVKENYKVNTYKAWYYLANQNKNFFQKKNKIINEIKKKHNIISKRLQIKEILDRYGEIEKIFSKTVSEFISKKERFHLEFSKKIDKFIVLHPLWGYLIFFIFLFIIFQSVFFWAEKPKKIIEFFFSFIQKKLEIILQGPLKNFILEGVLPGISSIITFIPQISILLFFLLLLEESGYISRVIFLMDRIMRPFGLNGKSVVPLISSISCSIPAVMAARHIENSRDRLITILVIPFMTCTARLPVYTLIISLIIPDKKCLFFQLRGIVLMAMYFLGIFSALSISMILHKILKKNYKNHLILELPTYKFPMFGNILITLWINLKSFILNAGKMILLVNILVWGLGNFGPPSESEKYKENSIFLEKIIKKKELSNSYLGLLGKKMEPFLKPLGYDWKIGIGILSSLVAREVFVSTITSVYRIEKKENFLEKMKNNESHDNPGTPIYNIPTGISLLIFYAFSMQCMSTLAIVRKETKSWKWPIVQFIFMTLLAYISSFLVYQILK from the coding sequence ATGCGAAGAAGAATCAAATTAGCCCTCGTAGGAAACCCCAATGTTGGAAAAACTTCCTTGTTCAATAAACTAACTGGGATGAATCAAAAAGTAGGCAATTACTTAGGAGTTACAGTTGATAAGAAAATAGGATACTTTCGTTATGAAAATGTTGATTATCAAATAATAGATTTTCCTGGAACTTATAGTTTATATCCATCTTCTGAAGATGAAGAAATTGTCTGTAACTTTTTATTAAAGAATATAGAAAATATTGATTCTCCAGATAAGATCATCATGGTAGCAGATTCTTCTAATCTAAAAAAAAGTCTTTTATTATTTAGACAAATACAAGATTTAGGATTTTCCGTATTACTCATATTGAATATGATTGATGAAGCAAAAAAAAAAGGAGTTATTATTGATGTTAAAAAACTCAAAAAATTTTTGATAACAGAAATCGCATCAATTAATGCAAGAAAAGGAATAGGAATAGAAAAAGTTAAAAAAAAAATAAAAAATCTGAATGTTTTTACGGAAAAAAGTATGAAAAATACCTTTTTTTTTAATCCAGGATTCCGTTATCAAATTGCTATTAAAGAGGTAAAAGAAAATTACAAAGTCAATACTTACAAAGCTTGGTATTACTTAGCTAATCAAAATAAAAATTTTTTTCAAAAAAAAAATAAAATTATTAATGAGATAAAAAAAAAACACAATATCATTTCTAAAAGACTACAAATTAAAGAAATATTAGATAGATACGGAGAAATAGAAAAAATTTTCTCTAAAACAGTTTCTGAATTTATTTCGAAAAAAGAAAGATTCCATTTAGAATTTTCAAAAAAAATAGACAAATTTATTGTACTCCATCCTTTATGGGGGTATTTAATTTTTTTTATTTTTTTATTTATCATTTTTCAAAGTGTCTTTTTTTGGGCTGAAAAACCTAAAAAAATCATAGAATTTTTTTTTTCTTTTATTCAAAAAAAATTAGAAATTATCTTACAAGGCCCTTTAAAAAATTTTATTTTGGAAGGCGTTTTACCAGGAATTAGTTCTATTATTACTTTTATTCCCCAGATTTCTATTTTGTTATTTTTTCTTCTTCTTCTGGAAGAAAGCGGTTATATAAGTAGAGTGATATTTCTTATGGATAGAATCATGCGTCCATTTGGATTAAACGGAAAGAGTGTAGTTCCTCTGATTTCTAGTATTTCTTGTTCTATCCCAGCAGTAATGGCAGCTAGACATATTGAAAATTCTAGAGATCGTTTGATTACTATTCTAGTAATTCCTTTTATGACATGTACGGCAAGATTACCTGTTTATACATTGATTATATCTTTAATTATTCCTGACAAAAAATGTCTCTTTTTTCAATTAAGAGGGATAGTTCTCATGGCAATGTATTTTTTAGGAATTTTTTCCGCTTTAAGTATCTCTATGATTCTTCATAAAATTCTGAAGAAAAATTATAAAAATCATCTTATTCTGGAACTTCCTACTTATAAATTTCCTATGTTTGGAAATATATTGATTACTCTATGGATAAATCTAAAATCGTTTATCCTTAATGCAGGAAAAATGATTTTGTTAGTAAATATATTAGTATGGGGATTAGGGAATTTTGGCCCCCCTTCTGAATCAGAAAAGTATAAAGAAAATTCTATTTTTTTAGAAAAAATAATAAAAAAAAAAGAATTATCTAATTCTTATTTAGGATTATTAGGGAAAAAAATGGAACCTTTTCTGAAACCATTAGGATACGACTGGAAAATAGGAATTGGAATACTTTCTTCTCTTGTAGCAAGAGAAGTATTTGTTAGCACTATAACGTCAGTATACAGAATAGAAAAAAAAGAAAATTTCTTAGAAAAAATGAAAAATAATGAATCTCATGATAATCCCGGAACACCTATCTATAATATTCCTACAGGAATTTCTTTACTGATTTTTTATGCCTTTTCTATGCAATGTATGAGTACACTTGCTATAGTGAGAAAAGAAACG